Sequence from the Thermocaproicibacter melissae genome:
AAAGCTATTTTTTTGTATTGGAGTAGATATTCATGGAACAAAGCAAGTCTGTATCGCACCTTTTTCTGATTGCCACCGTTGTCTACATAACCTGTTTGCTGCTTTCCAATCTGATTGCTGGTAAGATATGGGCAGTAACCGATAATATTACACTTCCGGCAGCAGTCATCCTTTTCCCGATAACTTATATCTTCGGAGATATTTTTACAGAGGTATACGGATTTAGGAAAGCGCGCACCGTAATATGGCTCGGATTTGGTTGTAGCTTTTTTGCGGTCGTTGTGTACCTAATCACAATTGCGCTACCATATCCGGATTTCTGGGAAAATCAGGCGGCATATGCAACAGTTATGGGTACAACGCCTCGTGTTGCCGCAGCATCCTTCATCGGGTACCTGTTCGGAGAGTTTTCCAACTCGATAATCCTTTCCAAGCTGAAAGTTGCTACCAAAGGAAAAAGGCTGTGGATCCGAACCATTCTTTCCACTCTGGTAGGCGAGGGCTTTGACTCCATCATTTTTATAACGATATCTTTCTGGGGAACGATGGACAGTTTGACAGTTTTCCGGATGATTCTATTTCAGTACCTATTCAAGGTCAGTTATGAAATTGTATTTACCCCGGTAACCTATTTTGTTGTTAACCGATTGAAAAAGGCAGAAGGTATCGACACCTTCGACTATGAAGAAAAATACACGATTATAGGAGGTTGAGTATGAGAGAGAAGGAAGGACTTACCGCACTGGGCAACAAAGATACG
This genomic interval carries:
- a CDS encoding queuosine precursor transporter yields the protein MEQSKSVSHLFLIATVVYITCLLLSNLIAGKIWAVTDNITLPAAVILFPITYIFGDIFTEVYGFRKARTVIWLGFGCSFFAVVVYLITIALPYPDFWENQAAYATVMGTTPRVAAASFIGYLFGEFSNSIILSKLKVATKGKRLWIRTILSTLVGEGFDSIIFITISFWGTMDSLTVFRMILFQYLFKVSYEIVFTPVTYFVVNRLKKAEGIDTFDYEEKYTIIGG